AACGGATTTGAATAGAAAAAACTGGTCGTTTCTCAACCGCTACGGGGGGTAACAGTAGttatgccccgtaacggccgAAACAGCCCCAAAAAATAAATTCTCCGTTTCAGCCCCAAATCTCATAAGGGTCATGGCACAGCTGTTACCTCTACATATCGGCCCTTACAGCCGTATCGTAATGGACATGGAACACATTGCCTCCACTTTTTGGGACTATTTTTAACTCGTTTCTGACTAAATTTATGCAAATTTTGAATATTAAAACACAATGTTAGAGCCGTTTTCAAATAATCGAAAATCCAAGGCTGAATTTGGAAAATTCCAAAATGTATGTAAAAGAatctttttcttgttcttttatgCAAATATATTAATTTACCAATATATTACAAAATTGACCAAATTTTGCTagatttgtatttgattttgccATGCTTTTataactttcttttttcttttttttgtatttttgttggttcttatataatttccaacaattttaaaatttattttatttttgtaaaatatttGGACCTTTTTTTTCTCAAATTACTTGAGGGAAATGACGTCAAATGCTtggggatatgcattagtgggatgaaacATATGGATTATATGAATTTTGGCTCGTTTTGGAGGCATGGAACTAGTTCCAAATTGGCCGACactattcatccaaatttaattttaattttttcacaaatcTCTTGAGGGAAATTGTGTCAAatgcaaggtgttccaaaacagtaacggtggccgtaacggccaccaccgttactgttatgatatGGGCCGTATCAGCCATTATGGCcctcttttattttttgaaaaaattgttacAGGACCATTACAGTCCGTTACAGCTCCGTTATGGACCGTTACGGCCTATttttctgtaacagccattacggccgtttcaaccccgtaacgtataacggttatgaccgttactgtTACGACCGtcacgtaaccgattttgaataccttagtCAAATGGTTAGAGATGAGCTCCGCAGATTGTATGAATTTTGGGCCATTTCAGGGGCATTTGAATGATCCTAAAGCGACACAATACTATTCATCCGAatttaactttttaattttcctcAAATTTCTTGAGGAAAATGGTATCAAATGGTTTGCGATATGCATTAGTTGGATGAGTTCCATAGATTGCAAGAATCCCAAGCCTTTTTATGGGCATTCGAGTGAGTTCTAAATCTACCTGACACCATTATCCACATTTAATTTGTACTGTTTTCCTCAAATTTCTTGAGGGAAATGGTTTTAAATGGTataattatttcattttttaattcatgTTCATATATGTTATTTATATTGAATCATTGATACTAgatatttagaaatttaaatgtAGGAATTTTGAGTATAAGCCTTACAAGTCAATAAAATCATCCAACAACCCGAGACAACATGCTTACCAAAAAATGTccgttacaccatcataaacatgttcaaaatcagAAAAGAATACAAATTTGGAATCCTCTtgttttttctaatatttttgcaaatttttttcttttcaaaaaaaaaaaaaaaaatcgactaTTAGAAGGCCATGATGGCCATTATGGGGCCATTACAGCCCGTAATGTAACGGTTTAACAGCAGGTCATTACCTTTATTGAATGCTTGGTCAAAGGGCCAAGAGTCCCAACTAGAAAGTTTGAATCTGGTACACCTTTTGGCAACAGTATCGGCAATTTCATCCATGATTAAGCGAAATGTTTAACCCAAGAGAGAGGTCAAAAATATCATTAAAAATACAAGCAAGACTCCACTTGTTTTTGGCATTAGACACAAACCCAATAACACTCTTTACAAGAATCCCCACCAACTCtaatgtctcaaaaaaaaaaaaaaaaaaaaaaaaaagaccaaggATCTTGAAGCCTTCTCTTAATGTTGGTGCCGTACCTCAATTTGGCTCACCCATCATCcagccagaaaaaaaaaaaaaaaaacttaacaaGTACGTCAACCGGGTTAAAATTCTCTCATCTCCTTCCTTCCATATCTCCTGTACTGCAAACAGAATAATCCTCTATAACATCCTACCTTTTGTATCTTCGCCGAACCTCCACCACCATTTCTTTCTACTTTTAGTAATCCAGCAACAGAAAGTTGTGTGACTGTATTACCAGAAGTAGAAAAAGAAAGGTCGATAAATCAAAAAGTGTCGACATTGATTCccgaaagaaaagagaaaagagtgcATATCAAAAAGGCTGTGTGGATACCAATTCCAGAAAAACTATAGTACTGAGAAGAGATTTAGCAATTTTTTTGCTCTTTTTTTCAGAGAAGGGAAGCATTAATTTGTTGCATAAAATAGCAAGGTATAGAAAAAACCTCTAAAGAAAACAAGGCATAGAAAAAACGACAATGAGAATCCAGCAATTTAGTATAGTTTTCGTAGTGCAGTTCCTCTGTATGACAATGTCTTTACACACACATGCAAACTCCTGCTTGCATACACGAATAGATGCATTTTTTTACCAAAGGATTGGTGCTTTCGTTACCTTTTTCCACAGAAATGTAGGTGCTTTAAAGATTAACTTACATGGTAGCATCAAGGAATAGTAATTTTTCCCGTTCAAGTCATCATGTGATACTATCACAGGTACACCGAAAATGGCATAAATGCACTTCTACATATCTCAGTAGCCTCTTAAGATCCTCATTTTAATGGTCCATATGGTTTATACTATTTAATTGCAGGGAGCTGCCCTTATAGCTGGTTTTGTATATTAGTAAAGATTTATGTGTGTGCACATGTGCGTGTGTTAACTTTAGTAGAAATGGGTGCATATCAAAAAGGGTAGGTGTGCatatcaattttttttctttgtacaGATCTAATTTACGCATTACAGATGTGCTGTTATATTCTGAGTGATGGGGATAAGGCTTAGTAGATGAggacgacgatgatgatgatgaagaggtgCTGTGAACCTATCATGGCCAGTTTTTATATCTGGTGGCAGGCGGTTGGCAAACTTTTGCCAATCTAACATTTTAAAGCTGACTATAAATTGCttggagaaaggctaagatgacgACAGTAACAAATGTGATGATTCATATCATAAATCTGGATTTTCGAGTAACGCATCCAATGATAACAGTGATATACTTCTCACCGTTGTTGGCCTGACAAGGAACTTAAATGCCATTAGGCAGAGACATTGGCCCTTTAGCATGGAATTGACTTCCCTTTGGACTTACCCCAGCGTGATTCTCTCAATACAATCCAATGGCTTATAACTTAAAAAGAAGTAAATTCTAAGCCTGACGCTGTGTAGATGCTCAATTGAACTGAACTACAATAGTTCAATTCAATAAAAGATCACCCCAACATACTCGGAGTCAGTGGATCACTTGTTCATTCATTGTCCAATTGTTCAAATGGTTTGGCCTAGCTTTCTCAGAGCATTTGGTATCTCACGGGTGATGCCGGGCACGACGGAATTGTTGCTAACATCTTAGCATGGGGTGAAGTTTGGAAAGCAGGAGCGGGCAGTGTGGAGGTCATCCTTGTTAGCCGGTCTTTGGACAATTTGGAGAGAGAAGGAATGGGAGATGTTTCAACAAAATGAATTCTTCTGTCCCTTGTGGCAAGAAGGGCAAAGCATTGCTTGGCAGGTTGGCTCTCTTGCATAGATGCCCCAAAAGACTTTCTTTTTCCTTTGAATGGGCTGTAAGCTTTTGCGCCTGTTTGGCACTCATCTAAATAAAATTACGTttctttttggcaaaaaaaaaaaaaaggattagccCCAACCATTCAAAGTGTGAGACTAAAATAATATCTATCTTCGATGCCCATTCTctagaaacactagaatatatatgaatatatatatatatatatatatatatatatatatatatatatataaaagaacgATAACACTAGAATAAAATAGCTACATGAATTGCTGAAAACAAAGAGATAAAGAATACGACCGAAAATTTGCTGAAAAATACATTcacaagttttattttcaccgATGCATGCTTTCAAAATCCAAATTGATTTTACTTTTCCATGAAAGCATGTTGTGAAAAAATACCTTAACTATACTAGAATAGAAACAATTTCTCAcattcaagaagaagaagaagtcatgCACCCTAATCTCTCACCATCTAGAGACTAGTAAGCATTTCAACTCAAAAGAGACGCGAGCAGTGCACACTGGGCACACGCAAGCATTTTCCTTAAAAAAGCAATCTCATCCTGCAGGTCTGATGGCAGCAAATGTtctattccaagttcttttatgAATCACCAAAGGAGATTCTTGGATTTTTCTAATGGCCAAAAGGCAGAGCAAGTAAGCATACCTCCTCATTTTGTTCAAAATCTTCAGTAGGAACTGCAGTAGACTCTGATCTACACTTGGCATGCACGATAGGACCCAACTGCGACCTATCCATGACTTCTGTATATCCATCTTGTGAGTTCAAGTACACAGCCCCTTTATACATCCACTCCTCAGTCTCATCACTATAAAAATCATCAAAAGGCTCCCCACACAGTGCACACACATTCTGATTTTCATCTGCAGGAACAGCCGTTTCTTCATCCTCCCTCTTTTCTACAACCGCTTCAGTTGGCAAAAAGCCAGGAACAGAATCAGTTCCCAAAGCCTCAGCACCACTAAACCATTCTTTGGCACTTACGAACCATTTCCGCGAGGGGGGCTTTTGCTTACGGTTTTTAGACATACGATTCTTAGTAACATGCCAATCCATATGATTGCTATGCTCTTCTTGGGACTTGAAACGCTGTCCACATGTTGTGCATTGTCGTGGAAGCTCAGCATATAAAGCATTTATTGCAGACTCATGACGCACCTTAAGAAGTTCTGAATTAAACTCCAGTCCTACAGAATCCTGAAAAATCATATCATTTGCTTAagatgcattttgcattgcattaCTTAGAACAATGACATGAAGGATAATGAATTTGCTCAGGGAACAAAAAGAAAAGGCACTACCTGTGGGGCAGCTGGCGCTGTTAATGAGATCAAACCTTGGGCCATGAGAGAACCAATCAGACCCGAAAATGCACTCCCAGGAGGATGATTAGAGATGATGGGCCCTGTATTTtgagatgtgggccccatctgtgATGAGACAGGAGGCGGCCCCGGAGGTAATGGAGGTAAAGCCCCACCTGGTACATGGAAAGAGGTACCTGGTATACTATGGATCGTTACAGATGAAGAAGATATTCCAGGAAATGGGTTGGGAAAGATTGCATTCCGAATGGAACCCTGTCCTTGCATAGGTCCATGATTTAGAGTTTGTGCCACTAAATGAGATGCTGGGGCAGGAGGAAGAGCAGCATGTTCCTGACTTGGTGGCCGAATCAAAGAAACCAAACCAGCCTGCTGCTGAGGAAATTGGAGCAACGTTGAAGAATTTAGGCTTGTCCTATCAGCAGCATCAAATTGTGGCCGAGACAAAATCAAAGACTTATTTGGGCCATGATTAACAGATAACCTGTTAACATCCAACAAATCAAACTGTGCACGGTGTGGAAGGCTATGGACCAAAGGTGGAGGAAGAGAATTATGCAATGGAGGCCGCATGTGTTGTGTGATGGGAGGTGAATGTGGCCTTTGTGCCAAATGCTTCTCCATTGTTGATGCTGGTGCAGCAGACGACAGGACCGCCAAGTTTGAGGTGCCAGGGTTTGAATAGCCCATCCTCGACTGAATGGTTGGGAAGCTCCAAACCGGAGCTTCAGCTTCTAGTTTGCTATCAAGAGGAGAGATTTTCTGACCAGCTGATGGAACCATTCCACTTGCAGAAAAGGGCATTTGTAGAGCTGCTCTTGATTGTGGGGTAAGATACGGGTTTGAAGATTGTGAAAAACGGTGTGATAAATTCCAAGGCTCCCGAGTTTGATAAGGAGCCTCAAAATGAGGCAATGacccattttgggttactgtactAAGAGACTTCGTAGTCATTGATTCACGACCAAGCTGCATGACACACAAGTTACCTTTCAAATTGTTAGTTCAAAAGCTGAAAGGAATATTCTGGTCAGGAACTAAATAAATTTCAAAGAAGAAGATTATCAGACATCAAGATACATACAATATATACCTAATTCTTAAAGAAAATCAATATGACCTAAGTCAGCCAAAAACAGTCAAAATACCCTTCAGAAAACAGTAAAAGATGTTTAAAATGACACGTATAGTCCAAAAGTATTAAAGACAATCTGATACTGTGTAAATTCAAGAATGAAAAAATAATACAAGGATAAAATGTTGCCCATTTGCTTTTGAGTATTTAAGCAAGAAATAAACTCACATACCACTCAATATTAGCAAAAGTAACACTAAAATTACTACAAGAACAAAAAATTATATCAAAACTTTTTTTATCAGTATTTTGATAGGATGTTAGCCTTttttgtggagagagagagagagagagagttaaccaaacccatcataatataatatatatatatatatataaaaaatttaaaaagaaaagaaaagaaaaggaacagtcattattttatataatatatatatatatatatatatatatatatatatatatatataaagccttGGTCACTACACTAGTAATGCAAGGTATCCAGTAATATTCTCTTAAAATTCAAATTGAGAGTAAAGTAATAGTTGCTCTTGCTATCCTATCATTGCTAGATCTTGATAAGATCAAACAAAGCACAAGATTTCGATACAAAAAAAGTGGCAATCCAAGAATTAAAATATCTACAAACTACTAGTATTGCAACTAAGAAAAGGACTACACAGAAAACAAGATGAAGAAGCTATACAACAAAGATGAGAATCTATACTTCAACAACAAGTAACAGTAGAAGCATCAACCTGAGAAAGCTGAGCCTGGCTATGACAGTTGCTCCTGAATTCAGGTTCCAAAAGTGCGGCATTTGGTCTCTTTAAACTGGCCCGGAAATCAGATGCAATAAGATCATTGCCCCTGCTACGATCTGCTGGTGTTGGGCTCATATCCTCCCAATCGTACTCTTCTTCTTCAATATTTTGCCATTTTCTGTTGGTTTTCTTACTGTTTCCATTTACATCAAGCCGTTCAACCGTTGAAAGTTTCTCTTGTAAGGTGTCTTTTCCTCTGTAATTTCCATAAGCATCAATTAATGCCCTCGGCGGTCGCTGCTCATATCCATTTCTAAGGGCATATGGACTCGAAGTTTCAACTTGTTGGGATCCACCATCAGACCAGTTCCCCTCCCATGACTCACTCCTCTCCCCATCCCTGTCATTCACTCTGCCAAGTCTAGATAAAAATCCTGAATGAGATGGAGAAGCCCTTTCAACGATTCCAGGAGAAATATCCCTTGCGAACCCATTGCTTCGTGGTGATAAAGGCCTTGTCTGCCCGATCCCTGTAGCCGATGAAGCCCTTAAACCTTTACTTTTTGGAGGAGCAAGTTTACTCTCAGATCCAGTTACTAAAGATGCACTCCTTGCTGCAGTCTGTGGAGGCAGCAGCGCCTCAGCATGCTCAAATTCATGCTCAATATATCCAATGGTGGGTTTTCGCCCATAGGCTTGTAGGCTTGAAGAAACTCCCCTTTCATTTTGAACATCCTGCATGGAAGAGATAATTTGCAACGTTTAGATCTtgatattaataaaaaaaaaaaaagtggaaccTTGTATTGGTGAGAAATTGTTACTAGTGCAGACCTCTGATAAAAGAATACTGGTGAAACCTCACTCTAAATGATGTTGCATAAAATTCCTCATCTAGATGCCGATTTACATAATACTAATGAACTAATTCCAGAATGGAACAACTTCATAAGGGTGCAGAGTGGCATATTGAAATGTGATTTGGACCGTTTGGTGGAACTGATTTCCACCCAAACAAATAGTTTTCCATCCCTTACATGAAACAAACAGATCATCACATTTTGGACAGAAAACCAGCAAAAGGATAGTCAGCCTAATGCAAATTTCATTTTCCATGCCACTCCAAACGATGTGCTTTTTCAGTTGGGAACGGCCTGAAACATATCCACCCAACATGGTTTGAATGATTTCCAAAGCCACCTTAAGTTTTCAAAAGAAATGTAAGATCACAATGTAAGGAGTTCCCTGAGGCTTGAGTGCTTGAGAAATACCAAATGATAAGAATCAAGTTAGATGTAGAGCAAGCAGTGACAATTCATAGAAATGTCCTTAGTAGAACAAGAAAAGCAGTTGGAATAAGAAAGACAGCTTCAGACACGATATTCACTATGACAGAAAATGCATCAATCTACTCAAGTGCTTGGGTGTGGCACTGAATTGATTTATGTAAATCTCTAAGCATGACATGGTTCAGGACCCAAAATTTCTTTTTAGCTTTTCAAAAAGCATGGAGAGTGTTGAGAAGAGGAGGCTTGAAATTGCACACATGAAATTTTGGAGAAGCTCCAGACCATCCTTTGGGGCTCGATGAAGCATTTCTCTCCATTCCCTTTCCTCCAAAATCTGCTATACGTGCATTATCGCTGGGATCAGTTTCATGCATCTGCAAAAACAGACTGTTGCCACTCAGAGCACTGAATAAAATGACCAAACGTCATGTTAAACCCCAACTCAGACTTGCAGACAACATTTCAGACAAACAAAATATTTGGACTAAACAAGAGTGCCAGTAAACAATAATCGAACCTATAAAATGCATGTATATGAGTCACTTAAATCAATTGTGGTTGTTATAGCCAAGCAGCTTACCTCTGAAAAAGACAGAAAGTAATACCCCtgattttatcttttttttttaataccccTGAGTttttagagagagaaaaaaaatagttGCCCAAACCAGGCAAAAGGCCATGAAAGGTAAAAGGATAGATATCCAATCTTTTCCAGGAATAAGCGTTGCACCTAAAATGTCCATCTGCTCCATTTCAATAACTAAGGGTATTTACATGCCTTAACCCATAGGTCACACACACGCATACCATGAGCAGTTAAAGGATAGGAATCCAATTCTCCAAACACAAAGGCCGTGCTAaaaatcttcattttctctttttccaaaagtaaGGGTTTTGGTATACCTTTACCCATAGGCCACATAAGCAGTAAAAGAATAGAAATCCAGACCTTTCCTGACTGGAGGGGGTATTTTGTCTGCTCCTTCCAAAAAGATTGGGGCACTTTTACACCTTTACCCATAGATCAAGCATGAGTACATGCTGACACATACAAACACTCCCCAGGTTTAAAATGCCACTAGATTGGTCAAAGTTTACACTGATTCAGATGTATGTATTGCACGCCATCGATACACCAATACTTCAATACATATCAGCTTTGCGGCAGGCTAACACATGTCCAACACTGACTGTGCAGAATGCATgcatgaggggggggggggggagagagagagagcaacatgAAACTGGAATATACCACCGTTGAATGTTCAAATTGACGCCGTGCCTCCAAGTATTTTGGATTGACGTGAATGCCATGAGCTGGACGGGGAGATGGTGATTCAGAAGGTCTTGAAGCTGTCCAGCTAGATGTCTGATGACTCACAGCTGAAGAAAATTGTAGTTCAGACTCAATTTTGCGCAGTATTGAAGGAGGGAACACCGTAGACCACGTCCCAAATAGGTGACGCATAGAAGGATATTGACTAGGGTGAACTTGCTTGTATGCCTCACAAAACACCTTGCAAAATATAAACAGTAGTGAAGATTGTACGGTGAGACTTTTTATGTTTTCATCTATCTCAGCCTCATGCTAGGAAGTGGCTTATAAGCAACCATTGTAACTAATATTAAGTTTCAACTTCAGCACAAacacatgaaaaaagaaaacaaaattgaaaatccatacatcaagtatCGAAGAGTACTAACCTCAGACAGCCGAGCAGCAAAGTACCTCACATAGTTTCGACCAATGT
This region of Magnolia sinica isolate HGM2019 chromosome 1, MsV1, whole genome shotgun sequence genomic DNA includes:
- the LOC131239378 gene encoding polyadenylation and cleavage factor homolog 4 isoform X2, which encodes MEESRLRQNPRNPAFLSDLSSQKPSPPILERFRSLLKQIQDQIRPTSSDGDDDDTLPRPEMDEIVRLYEDVLSELTYNSKPIITDLTIIAGEQKEYGEGIADAICRRIVEVPAEQKLPSLYLLDSIVKNIGRNYVRYFAARLSEVFCEAYKQVHPSQYPSMRHLFGTWSTVFPPSILRKIESELQFSSAVSHQTSSWTASRPSESPSPRPAHGIHVNPKYLEARRQFEHSTVMHETDPSDNARIADFGGKGMERNASSSPKGWSGASPKFHDVQNERGVSSSLQAYGRKPTIGYIEHEFEHAEALLPPQTAARSASLVTGSESKLAPPKSKGLRASSATGIGQTRPLSPRSNGFARDISPGIVERASPSHSGFLSRLGRVNDRDGERSESWEGNWSDGGSQQVETSSPYALRNGYEQRPPRALIDAYGNYRGKDTLQEKLSTVERLDVNGNSKKTNRKWQNIEEEEYDWEDMSPTPADRSRGNDLIASDFRASLKRPNAALLEPEFRSNCHSQAQLSQLGRESMTTKSLSTVTQNGSLPHFEAPYQTREPWNLSHRFSQSSNPYLTPQSRAALQMPFSASGMVPSAGQKISPLDSKLEAEAPVWSFPTIQSRMGYSNPGTSNLAVLSSAAPASTMEKHLAQRPHSPPITQHMRPPLHNSLPPPLVHSLPHRAQFDLLDVNRLSVNHGPNKSLILSRPQFDAADRTSLNSSTLLQFPQQQAGLVSLIRPPSQEHAALPPAPASHLVAQTLNHGPMQGQGSIRNAIFPNPFPGISSSSVTIHSIPGTSFHVPGGALPPLPPGPPPVSSQMGPTSQNTGPIISNHPPGSAFSGLIGSLMAQGLISLTAPAAPQDSVGLEFNSELLKVRHESAINALYAELPRQCTTCGQRFKSQEEHSNHMDWHVTKNRMSKNRKQKPPSRKWFVSAKEWFSGAEALGTDSVPGFLPTEAVVEKREDEETAVPADENQNVCALCGEPFDDFYSDETEEWMYKGAVYLNSQDGYTEVMDRSQLGPIVHAKCRSESTAVPTEDFEQNEESHNFLLLDY
- the LOC131239378 gene encoding polyadenylation and cleavage factor homolog 4 isoform X3 produces the protein MAFTSIQNTWRHGVNLNIQRCLFLQMHETDPSDNARIADFGGKGMERNASSSPKGWSGASPKFHDVQNERGVSSSLQAYGRKPTIGYIEHEFEHAEALLPPQTAARSASLVTGSESKLAPPKSKGLRASSATGIGQTRPLSPRSNGFARDISPGIVERASPSHSGFLSRLGRVNDRDGERSESWEGNWSDGGSQQVETSSPYALRNGYEQRPPRALIDAYGNYRGKDTLQEKLSTVERLDVNGNSKKTNRKWQNIEEEEYDWEDMSPTPADRSRGNDLIASDFRASLKRPNAALLEPEFRSNCHSQAQLSQLGRESMTTKSLSTVTQNGSLPHFEAPYQTREPWNLSHRFSQSSNPYLTPQSRAALQMPFSASGMVPSAGQKISPLDSKLEAEAPVWSFPTIQSRMGYSNPGTSNLAVLSSAAPASTMEKHLAQRPHSPPITQHMRPPLHNSLPPPLVHSLPHRAQFDLLDVNRLSVNHGPNKSLILSRPQFDAADRTSLNSSTLLQFPQQQAGLVSLIRPPSQEHAALPPAPASHLVAQTLNHGPMQGQGSIRNAIFPNPFPGISSSSVTIHSIPGTSFHVPGGALPPLPPGPPPVSSQMGPTSQNTGPIISNHPPGSAFSGLIGSLMAQGLISLTAPAAPQDSVGLEFNSELLKVRHESAINALYAELPRQCTTCGQRFKSQEEHSNHMDWHVTKNRMSKNRKQKPPSRKWFVSAKEWFSGAEALGTDSVPGFLPTEAVVEKREDEETAVPADENQNVCALCGEPFDDFYSDETEEWMYKGAVYLNSQDGYTEVMDRSQLGPIVHAKCRSESTAVPTEDFEQNEEGLNEEGIQRKRMRI
- the LOC131239378 gene encoding polyadenylation and cleavage factor homolog 4 isoform X1 gives rise to the protein MEESRLRQNPRNPAFLSDLSSQKPSPPILERFRSLLKQIQDQIRPTSSDGDDDDTLPRPEMDEIVRLYEDVLSELTYNSKPIITDLTIIAGEQKEYGEGIADAICRRIVEVPAEQKLPSLYLLDSIVKNIGRNYVRYFAARLSEVFCEAYKQVHPSQYPSMRHLFGTWSTVFPPSILRKIESELQFSSAVSHQTSSWTASRPSESPSPRPAHGIHVNPKYLEARRQFEHSTVMHETDPSDNARIADFGGKGMERNASSSPKGWSGASPKFHDVQNERGVSSSLQAYGRKPTIGYIEHEFEHAEALLPPQTAARSASLVTGSESKLAPPKSKGLRASSATGIGQTRPLSPRSNGFARDISPGIVERASPSHSGFLSRLGRVNDRDGERSESWEGNWSDGGSQQVETSSPYALRNGYEQRPPRALIDAYGNYRGKDTLQEKLSTVERLDVNGNSKKTNRKWQNIEEEEYDWEDMSPTPADRSRGNDLIASDFRASLKRPNAALLEPEFRSNCHSQAQLSQLGRESMTTKSLSTVTQNGSLPHFEAPYQTREPWNLSHRFSQSSNPYLTPQSRAALQMPFSASGMVPSAGQKISPLDSKLEAEAPVWSFPTIQSRMGYSNPGTSNLAVLSSAAPASTMEKHLAQRPHSPPITQHMRPPLHNSLPPPLVHSLPHRAQFDLLDVNRLSVNHGPNKSLILSRPQFDAADRTSLNSSTLLQFPQQQAGLVSLIRPPSQEHAALPPAPASHLVAQTLNHGPMQGQGSIRNAIFPNPFPGISSSSVTIHSIPGTSFHVPGGALPPLPPGPPPVSSQMGPTSQNTGPIISNHPPGSAFSGLIGSLMAQGLISLTAPAAPQDSVGLEFNSELLKVRHESAINALYAELPRQCTTCGQRFKSQEEHSNHMDWHVTKNRMSKNRKQKPPSRKWFVSAKEWFSGAEALGTDSVPGFLPTEAVVEKREDEETAVPADENQNVCALCGEPFDDFYSDETEEWMYKGAVYLNSQDGYTEVMDRSQLGPIVHAKCRSESTAVPTEDFEQNEEGLNEEGIQRKRMRI